One genomic region from Callospermophilus lateralis isolate mCalLat2 unplaced genomic scaffold, mCalLat2.hap1 Scaffold_3109, whole genome shotgun sequence encodes:
- the LOC143386978 gene encoding olfactory receptor 1468-like has translation MSQIQSMTGRNQTPVSEFLLLGLPIQPEHQNLFYALFLAMYLTTVLGNLLIIILIHLDSHLHTPMYLFLGNLSFSDLCFSSVTIPKLLQNMQSQVPSIPYAGCLTQMYFFLCFADLESFLLVAMAYDRYVAICFPLHYTTIMSPKLCLSLVVLSWVLTMLHALLHTLLVVRLSFCSDNVIPHFFCEISALLKLACSNTHVNELVIFIMGGLVIVTPFLLILGSYVQIFSSILKVPSARGIHKAFSTCGSHLSVVSLFYGTIIGLYLRPSANNSSVKDTVMALMYTVVTPMLNPFIYSLRNRDMKGALGRVFCKKTILFSVSW, from the coding sequence ACAGAGCATGACAGGAAGGAACCAAACTCCCGTCTCAGAGTTCCTCCTCCTGGGCCTGCCCATCCAACCAGAGCACCAGAACCTGTTCTATGCCTTGTTCCTGGCCATGTATCTTACTACCGTCCTGGGGAACCTCCTCATCATCATCCTGATTCACCTGGACTCCCATCTGCACACACccatgtatttgtttcttggtAATTTGTCCTTCTCTGACCTCTGCTTTTCCTCTGTGACCATTCCTAAACTGTTGCAGAACATGCAGAGTCAAGTTCCCTCCATCCCCTATGCAGGCTGCCTGACTCAAATGTACTTCTTCCTGTGCTTTGCAGACCTGGAGAGCTTCCTCCTTGTGgccatggcctatgaccgctatgtggccatctgctTCCCCCTGCACTACACCACCATCATGAGCCCCAAGCTCTGTCTCTCCCTGGTGGTGCTATCCTGGGTGCTGACCATGCTCCATGCCCTATTGCACACCCTGCTTGTGGTCAGATTGTCTTTCTGTTCGGACAATGTGATCCCCCACTTTTTCTGTGAAATATCTGCTTTACTGAAGCTGGCCTGCTCCAACACTCATGTCAATGAACTGGTGATATTTATCATGGGAGGACTTGTTATTGTCACCCCATTTCTACTCATCCTTGGGTCCTATGTACAAATTTTTTCCTCCATCCTCAAGGTCCCTTCTGCTCGTGGTATCCACAAGGCCTTCTCCACTTGTGGCTCCCATCTCTCTGTGGTGTCACTGTTCTATGGGACAATTATTGGTCTCTATTTACGTCCATCAGCTAATAATTCTTCTGTGAAAGACACTGTCATGGCTCTGATGTACACAGTGGTGACTcccatgctgaaccccttcatctacagcctgaggaacagaGACATGAAGGGAGCCCTAGGAAGAGTCTTTTGTAAGAAGACAATTCTATTCTCTGTATCATGGTAA